A region from the Caldalkalibacillus salinus genome encodes:
- the gnd gene encoding phosphogluconate dehydrogenase (NAD(+)-dependent, decarboxylating), translating into MKLGMIGLGKMGYNLSLNLLDHNHEVVAYDVSEEAVKKAESQGAEGAYQLSEVVEKLPKPRILWVMVPAGEITEQVLEELQGLLSEGDIVIDGGNSNYKLSVERNRVFQDKGVYFFDVGTSGGMDGARHGACTMIGGDAEAFKTIEPLFRDTCVENGYLYAGESGAGHYLKMIHNGVEYGMMQAIAEGFDILEKSPYDYDYEKVARVWNNGSVIRSWLMELTESAFSKDANLDDIRGVMHSSGEGKWTVEESLDLKAAAPVITLSLLMRYRSLEEDTFAGKVVAALRNEFGGHSVEKN; encoded by the coding sequence ATGAAGCTAGGAATGATCGGCTTAGGGAAAATGGGCTACAATTTAAGCCTTAATTTATTAGATCACAATCACGAGGTCGTCGCTTACGACGTGTCTGAGGAGGCCGTGAAAAAGGCCGAATCACAAGGTGCAGAGGGAGCTTATCAACTTTCAGAAGTTGTAGAGAAACTACCCAAACCGCGCATTCTATGGGTGATGGTGCCTGCAGGAGAGATAACAGAGCAAGTCCTTGAGGAACTCCAAGGATTACTCTCCGAAGGGGACATCGTTATTGATGGAGGTAACTCTAACTACAAATTATCTGTTGAAAGAAATCGCGTATTTCAGGATAAAGGCGTATATTTCTTTGATGTAGGCACAAGTGGAGGGATGGACGGTGCTCGCCATGGTGCTTGTACCATGATCGGTGGAGATGCCGAAGCGTTTAAAACGATCGAACCGCTATTCCGAGATACATGTGTGGAAAATGGCTATCTTTATGCTGGAGAGTCAGGTGCAGGCCACTATTTGAAGATGATACATAATGGGGTAGAGTATGGGATGATGCAAGCCATTGCGGAAGGCTTTGATATCCTAGAGAAAAGCCCCTACGATTATGATTATGAAAAGGTCGCTCGAGTTTGGAACAACGGGTCCGTTATCCGCAGTTGGTTAATGGAGCTAACTGAAAGTGCATTCTCAAAAGACGCTAATTTAGATGATATTAGGGGTGTCATGCACTCTTCTGGGGAAGGAAAATGGACTGTAGAGGAGTCGCTAGACCTCAAGGCAGCCGCACCAGTGATCACTTTATCATTATTGATGAGGTATCGCTCTCTTGAAGAGGACACATTTGCAGGCAAGGTCGTTGCTGCGTTACGTAACGAATTTGGCGGACATTCTGTGGAGAAAAATTAA
- a CDS encoding histidine triad nucleotide-binding protein: MSETIFSKILRKEIPAKIAHEDEWTMAFHDINPQAPVHLLIIPKKQISTLADVQEEDMPLIIHIHKVAQKLAEAMELEGWRIVVNVGEKGGQEVFHLHYHLLGWTKE, translated from the coding sequence ATGAGTGAGACCATTTTTAGTAAAATTCTGCGTAAAGAAATACCGGCAAAGATTGCGCATGAAGATGAATGGACGATGGCCTTCCATGATATCAACCCTCAAGCGCCCGTCCATTTACTCATTATACCTAAAAAACAAATCTCAACATTAGCAGACGTGCAGGAGGAAGACATGCCTCTTATCATACACATACATAAAGTCGCTCAAAAACTGGCAGAAGCGATGGAGCTTGAAGGTTGGAGAATCGTTGTAAATGTAGGAGAAAAAGGTGGACAAGAGGTTTTCCATCTTCATTATCACTTGCTGGGGTGGACAAAAGAGTAA
- a CDS encoding Na/Pi cotransporter family protein, producing MFMKEFLIPFATGLAIFLFGMQVMRVGFENLFLQRIKEILHVLTKTPMTGLVTGALTTAILQSSSAVMLLTIALTNARLLTFRQSFGIILGANIGTCLTTELIAFNIQQFGVYFFILGSILFVLPTLQVKSCGLALGGFGLLFLGMDTMQSITPFIKQLGIVQSLFTMSEGGVLSGIAAGTLLTALIQSSTATTAITMNLMYDQILPLTVAVAVIFGSNIGTCITAVLGSLGGNTVSKQVAFSHVMINLIGVLLFLPFLPVFIQFVEWLTPYPMKQVAHAQTVFNVLSSFILLPFVQWFERIVMLFMPHPKRVL from the coding sequence ATGTTCATGAAAGAATTTCTCATTCCATTCGCAACAGGACTCGCGATCTTCTTATTTGGCATGCAAGTCATGCGTGTTGGGTTTGAAAATCTGTTCTTGCAACGTATTAAAGAGATTTTACACGTCTTAACCAAAACTCCAATGACGGGTCTAGTCACGGGTGCTTTAACGACAGCGATACTTCAAAGTAGCAGCGCTGTGATGTTGCTAACCATCGCCCTAACGAATGCACGCCTTCTCACGTTTAGACAATCTTTCGGCATTATACTAGGTGCAAATATTGGGACATGCCTCACGACCGAGTTAATCGCTTTCAATATTCAACAGTTTGGTGTCTACTTTTTCATTCTAGGCAGCATTTTGTTCGTGCTCCCTACCCTCCAAGTCAAAAGTTGCGGTCTCGCCCTCGGTGGATTCGGGCTCCTGTTTTTAGGGATGGACACGATGCAATCGATCACACCTTTTATTAAACAACTGGGTATTGTCCAAAGTTTGTTTACGATGAGTGAAGGCGGTGTTTTAAGTGGCATAGCTGCTGGGACATTACTCACCGCTCTAATCCAAAGTAGTACTGCAACGACAGCCATTACTATGAATTTAATGTACGACCAGATACTACCGCTAACCGTTGCTGTGGCCGTCATATTTGGCAGTAATATTGGTACGTGTATTACGGCTGTACTTGGCAGTTTAGGTGGAAATACAGTCTCAAAGCAGGTGGCTTTTTCCCACGTGATGATTAATTTAATTGGTGTACTCCTCTTTTTACCTTTCTTGCCCGTATTTATACAGTTTGTTGAGTGGTTAACCCCTTATCCCATGAAGCAGGTTGCACATGCTCAAACGGTTTTTAATGTATTATCGTCTTTCATACTTCTCCCATTCGTACAATGGTTTGAACGCATTGTGATGCTCTTTATGCCTCATCCCAAAAGAGTGCTTTAA
- the rpsU gene encoding 30S ribosomal protein S21 codes for MAEIRVRKNESLDQALRRFKRSCSKDGVIAEVKKRKHYEKPSVKRKKKSEAARKRKF; via the coding sequence ATGGCTGAAATTCGCGTTCGCAAAAATGAATCTCTTGACCAGGCACTTCGCCGCTTTAAGCGCTCTTGTTCAAAAGATGGAGTCATTGCTGAGGTTAAGAAACGCAAGCATTACGAAAAGCCGAGTGTTAAACGTAAGAAGAAATCAGAGGCTGCTCGTAAACGTAAGTTTTAG
- a CDS encoding GatB/YqeY domain-containing protein, with amino-acid sequence MSTLERLNSDMKQAMKDKDKKKLTVIRAVRSSLKNEEIQLGRELNEDEVLTVLNRELKQRKDSLQEFEKAGRDDLASNIKEELEILAEYMPEQLSEEEVASLVKETIAEVGASSKADMGKVMGAIMPKVKGRADGSIVNKLVQQHLSS; translated from the coding sequence ATGTCGACTCTTGAACGTTTAAACTCTGATATGAAGCAAGCGATGAAGGACAAGGATAAGAAGAAGCTAACGGTGATCCGTGCGGTCAGATCTTCTTTGAAAAATGAGGAAATACAACTTGGAAGAGAGTTAAACGAGGACGAAGTGCTTACCGTACTCAATCGCGAACTTAAGCAACGCAAGGATTCCCTCCAAGAGTTTGAAAAAGCAGGTCGTGATGATCTCGCATCAAATATCAAAGAAGAACTTGAGATCTTAGCGGAATATATGCCGGAACAACTATCTGAAGAAGAAGTTGCTAGCCTTGTCAAGGAAACGATTGCTGAAGTTGGGGCGAGTTCCAAAGCTGACATGGGGAAAGTCATGGGCGCGATCATGCCTAAGGTCAAAGGCCGCGCTGACGGCTCTATTGTCAATAAACTTGTCCAACAGCATCTTTCATCTTAA